One Hyla sarda isolate aHylSar1 unplaced genomic scaffold, aHylSar1.hap1 scaffold_860, whole genome shotgun sequence genomic window carries:
- the LOC130348019 gene encoding histone H4-like produces MSGRGKGGKGLGKGGAKRHRKVLRDNIQGITKPAIRRLARRGGVKRISGLIYEETRGVLKVFLENGIRDAVTYTEHAKRKTVTAMDVVYALKRQGRTLYGFGG; encoded by the coding sequence ATGTCTGGACGCGGTAAAGGAGGGAAAGGTCTCGGTAAGGGCGGAGCCAAGCGGCACAGGAAGGTGCTCCGGGATAACATCCAGGGCATCACCAAGCCTGCCATCCGCCGTCTAGCTCGCAGGGGAGGTGTGAAGCGCATCTCCGGCCTCATCTATGAAGAGACTCGCGGTGTCCTGAAAGTCTTCCTGGAGAACGGCATCCGTGACGCCGTCACCTACACCGAGCACGCCAAGAGGAAGACCGTCACCGCTATGGACGTGGTGTACGCCCTCAAGCGCCAGGGCCGCACTCTCTACGGCTTCGGAGGTTAA